A stretch of Macadamia integrifolia cultivar HAES 741 chromosome 7, SCU_Mint_v3, whole genome shotgun sequence DNA encodes these proteins:
- the LOC122085250 gene encoding endo-1,4-beta-xylanase 5-like isoform X1: protein MEDRPLSRFLVLLKLFFLCLCFFTKPCSAATDGDGPFYDSSAYTECKPQPEAPLYNGGILKDYTPNSNPRAESGLATTGAYSPAFVLQNLTHRTKYCFSAWIKINGADSTLIKARLSTENRTYNCIGSVVSKSGCWSFLKGGFVLDSPSQLSILFFQNADGREVDISIASASLQPFTDQQWRMNQEYKIHTERKRAVTLHITDAQGNKLQGATIRAKQISKDFPFGSAIAKTIIGNLPYQNWFVKRFNAAVFENELKWYATEPEQGKTNYTIADQMLEFVRANQIIARGHNIFWEDPLYTPSWVRNLTDEELRSAVESRIQSLMKKYGGEFIHWDVSNEMLHFDFYEKRLGRNATLHFFEIAHQSDPLATLFMNDFNVVETCADVNSTVDDYISRLRELQRGGATMDGIGLEGHFTVPNIPLMRAVLDKLATLGLPIWLTEIDISKTIDKQTQAIYLEEVLREGFAHPSVTGIMLWTALHPNGCYQMCLTDYDLNNLPVGNVVDKLLTEWRTGKQEGQTDEHGSYSFYGFLGEYKVIATYGDKSANATFSLSRGDETRHFSIHL from the exons ATGGAAGACCGACCACTCTCCCGTTTCCTCGTTCTCCTCAAGCTCTTCTTTCTGTGTTTATGCTTCTTCACCAAACCTTGCTCCGCTGCTACTGACG GAGATGGGCCTTTCTATGATTCGTCTGCTTACACAGAG TGCAAACCGCAGCCGGAGGCCCCACTATACAACGGAGGGATTCTCAAAGATTACACTCCTAACTCCAACCCCAGAGCTGAAAGTGGACTAGCAACCACCGGAGCCTATTCGCCGGCTTTCGTATTGCAGAATCTCACCCACCGCACCAAATACTGTTTCTCCG CCTGGATCAAGATCAACGGTGCAGATTCGACACTCATAAAGGCAAGATTATCAACAGAGAATAGGACATATAACTGTATTGGGAGTGTAGTGTCAAAGAGTGGGTGCTGGTCCTTTCTCAAAGGTGGCTTTGTTTTGGATTCACCTTCACAGCTATCTATCCTATTTTTTCAG AATGCAGATGGGAGGGAGGTTGATATCTCAATTGCAAGTGCCTCTTTGCAGCCATTTACTGATCAGCAATGGAGGATGAACCAAGAATACAAAATACACACT GAAAGGAAACGAGCTGTAACCTTGCACATAACAGATGCACAAGGGAATAAGTTGCAAGGAGCAACAATCAGGGCGAAGCAGATCTCCAAAGACTTCCCCTTTGGTTCTGCAATAGCCAAGACCATCATCGGAAACTTGCCTTACCAG AATTGGTTTGTGAAGCGCTTCAATGCTGCAGTCTTCGAAAATGAACTCAAATGGTACGCAACAGAACCCGAACAAGGAAAGACCAACTACACCATTGCAGACCAGATGTTAGAGTTCGTTCGGGCAAACCAAATCATAGCCAGAGGCCACAACATCTTCTGGGAAGACCCTCTTTACACTCCTTCATGGGTTCGTAATCTAACAGACGAAGAGCTAAGGTCGGCTGTTGAATCCCGAATACAAAGCTTAATGAAAAAATACGGAGGAGAATTCATACATTGGGATGTCAGCAATGAAATGCTTCACTTTGATTTCTATGAAAAACGGCTTGGCCGTAATGCCACCTTACACTTCTTTGAGATAGCACACCAATCAGATCCACTAGCCACATTGTTCATGAATGATTTTAATGTGGTTGAGACTTGTGCTGATGTGAATTCCACAGTTGATGATTACATTTCAAGGCTAAGAGAACTCCAAAGAGGTGGTGCAACAATGGATGGAATTGGCCTTGAGGGCCATTTCACAGTACCCAATATTCCTCTCATGAGAGCTGTTTTGGACAAGTTGGCTACTTTGGGCCTTCCTATTTGGCTCACAGAAATTGACATTAGCAAGACCATAGACAAACAAACACAG GCTATTTATCTTGAAGAAGTCTTGAGAGAAGGGTTCGCTCATCCTTCTGTGACAGGAATCATGCTTTGGACAGCCCTCCACCCTAATGGGTGCTACCAAATGTGTCTCACAGATTATGATCTCAACAATCTACCTGTCGGCAATGTGGTTGATAAGTTGCTTACAGAATGGCGAACTGGGAAGCAAGAGGGTCAGACAGATGAGCATGGTTCGTATAGCTTTTATGGGTTCTTAGGAGAATACAAGGTAATCGCTACATATGGTGATAAATCTGCTAACGCAACATTCTCACTGAGTCGAGGAGATGAAACTAGACACTTTAGCATTCATCTATGA
- the LOC122085250 gene encoding endo-1,4-beta-xylanase 5-like isoform X2: MNQEYKIHTERKRAVTLHITDAQGNKLQGATIRAKQISKDFPFGSAIAKTIIGNLPYQNWFVKRFNAAVFENELKWYATEPEQGKTNYTIADQMLEFVRANQIIARGHNIFWEDPLYTPSWVRNLTDEELRSAVESRIQSLMKKYGGEFIHWDVSNEMLHFDFYEKRLGRNATLHFFEIAHQSDPLATLFMNDFNVVETCADVNSTVDDYISRLRELQRGGATMDGIGLEGHFTVPNIPLMRAVLDKLATLGLPIWLTEIDISKTIDKQTQAIYLEEVLREGFAHPSVTGIMLWTALHPNGCYQMCLTDYDLNNLPVGNVVDKLLTEWRTGKQEGQTDEHGSYSFYGFLGEYKVIATYGDKSANATFSLSRGDETRHFSIHL; this comes from the exons ATGAACCAAGAATACAAAATACACACT GAAAGGAAACGAGCTGTAACCTTGCACATAACAGATGCACAAGGGAATAAGTTGCAAGGAGCAACAATCAGGGCGAAGCAGATCTCCAAAGACTTCCCCTTTGGTTCTGCAATAGCCAAGACCATCATCGGAAACTTGCCTTACCAG AATTGGTTTGTGAAGCGCTTCAATGCTGCAGTCTTCGAAAATGAACTCAAATGGTACGCAACAGAACCCGAACAAGGAAAGACCAACTACACCATTGCAGACCAGATGTTAGAGTTCGTTCGGGCAAACCAAATCATAGCCAGAGGCCACAACATCTTCTGGGAAGACCCTCTTTACACTCCTTCATGGGTTCGTAATCTAACAGACGAAGAGCTAAGGTCGGCTGTTGAATCCCGAATACAAAGCTTAATGAAAAAATACGGAGGAGAATTCATACATTGGGATGTCAGCAATGAAATGCTTCACTTTGATTTCTATGAAAAACGGCTTGGCCGTAATGCCACCTTACACTTCTTTGAGATAGCACACCAATCAGATCCACTAGCCACATTGTTCATGAATGATTTTAATGTGGTTGAGACTTGTGCTGATGTGAATTCCACAGTTGATGATTACATTTCAAGGCTAAGAGAACTCCAAAGAGGTGGTGCAACAATGGATGGAATTGGCCTTGAGGGCCATTTCACAGTACCCAATATTCCTCTCATGAGAGCTGTTTTGGACAAGTTGGCTACTTTGGGCCTTCCTATTTGGCTCACAGAAATTGACATTAGCAAGACCATAGACAAACAAACACAG GCTATTTATCTTGAAGAAGTCTTGAGAGAAGGGTTCGCTCATCCTTCTGTGACAGGAATCATGCTTTGGACAGCCCTCCACCCTAATGGGTGCTACCAAATGTGTCTCACAGATTATGATCTCAACAATCTACCTGTCGGCAATGTGGTTGATAAGTTGCTTACAGAATGGCGAACTGGGAAGCAAGAGGGTCAGACAGATGAGCATGGTTCGTATAGCTTTTATGGGTTCTTAGGAGAATACAAGGTAATCGCTACATATGGTGATAAATCTGCTAACGCAACATTCTCACTGAGTCGAGGAGATGAAACTAGACACTTTAGCATTCATCTATGA